The Algiphilus sp. genomic sequence TGGCCTCGAATTCCTTGAGCTGCCGGTCGTTCATGATGGCCCGGACGATCAGCGCCGCGTGCTGCGAGCTGAGCGGGCGCTCCATCACCGGCGTGAGCTGCCCGTCGATCTTGAGCGCGGGCGGGAAGCCGGCGGAGAGGAAGAGGTCCGATGCCCCGCGGTCCTTGACCGTGCGCAGCAGCTGGGTGACGAGCTTGACGGCGGCGTCGCGATCCATGGCTTACCCGCTCAGGCGGCCGAGAAGTCGGCCTTGGAATTGGCGTACATGCGGGCCTCGGAACTGCTCACCTTGCCCTGACGCACGAGATCCTTGAGATTCTGGTCGAGGGTCTGCATGCCCTCGCGCCCGCCCGTCTGGATGGCGGAGTACATCTGGGCGATCTTGTTCTCGCGGATCAGGTTCCGGATGGCGGCGTTGCCGATCATGATCTCGTGCGCGGCCACGCGACCGCCGCCCAGCTTCTTGAGCAGTGACTGCGAGATCACCGCGCGCAGCGACTCCGAGAGCATGGCCCGCACCATGTCCTTCTCGGCCGCCGGGAAGACGTCGACGATGCGATCGATGGTCTTGGCCGCGGAGCTGGTATGCAGCGTGCCGAAGACGAGATGGCCGGTCTCGGCCGCGGTCAGCGCCAGCCGGATGGTCTCGAGATCGCGCAGCTCGCCGACCAGGATGACGTCGGGGTCCTCGCGCAGCGCCGAGCGCAGCGCCTGGTTGAAGCCTTCGGTATCGCGATGCACCTCGCGCTGGTTGATCAGGCAGCGGTTGGACTGGTGGACGAACTCGATGGGATCCTCGATGGTGAGGATGTGGCCGTGCTCGTTCTTGTTGATGTAGTCGATCATCGCCGCCAGCGTGGTGGACTTGCCCGAGCCGGTGGGTCCGGTGACCAGCACGATGCCGCGCGGCACGTCGACGATCTTCTTGAAGATCTCGGGGGCACCGAGATCCTCCAGCGAAAGGATCTTGGACGGAATCGTGCGGAACACCGCACCGGCACCGCGGCCCTGATTGAAGGCGTTGACGCGGAAGCGCGCCAGCCCCTGGATCTCGAAGGAGAAATCGGTCTCGAAGTGCTCGTCGTAGTCCTTGCGCTGCTTGTCGTTCATGATGTCGTAGATCATGGCGTGCACGTCCTTGTGCGACAGCGGCGGCAGGTTGATGCGCTTGACGTCACCGTCCACGCGGATCATCGGCTCGACGCCCGACGACAGGTGCAGATCCGATGCGTTCTGCTTGACCGCGAAGGTCAGCAACTGCGTGATGTCCATGTGGCGGGATGCTCCCCGTTTCCCCCTTGCGAGGGCCCAAGACTATAGATGCCGAGCGTGACTGACCATACGAACACGATGACCGAGCGCCTGACGGCACTGAACGGCCGCATCGCGGCCGCCAGCGCACGCGCCGGCCACGCGGCAGCGGTGACACTGGTCGCGGTTTCGAAGAAGCAGCCGGCCGAGGCCGTGCGCGCCGCGCGTGCCGCCGGACAGACGGTGTTCGGCGAGAACTACGCCCAGGAGGGCATCGCCAAGCGCGCAGCGCTCGCCGACGATGCGCTCACCTGGCACCACATCGGCCCCATCCAGTCCAACAAGTGCGCCGATATCGCCGAGCACTTCGACTGGGCACAGGGCGTCGACCGCGAGCGCATCGTGCGCCGCCTGGGTACGGCGCGCGGCACCGCGCGTCCGCCGCTGCAGGTCTGCGTGCAGGTCAACGCATCCGGCGAGGCAAGCAAGTCGGGCGTGGCGCCGGACGATGCCGAAGCCCTCTGCGAGGCCGTGCTCGCCCAGCCCGGGCTGACCCTGCGCGGCCTGATGTGCATTCCCGCCCGCGACGACGGCGAGCGCGCCTTCACCGCGATGCGCGCGCTGTTCGACCGACTGCGCGACCGCGGCCTGCCGCTGGACACGCTGTCGATGGGCATGAGCGACGATTTCGAGACCGCCATCGCCTGCGGCGCGACCATGGTGCGCGTCGGCAGCGCGCTGTTCGGCGCCCGGGACTGAGACGATGCCCGCGGCACGGCGAGCGAGCGCAGCGGCCGGTGCATGCGCATGTCGGGCACCGGCGGCGGCCCGGGATGCCGCGCGCAACCGGGTCGCGGGCGGCCACTGAACACGGCGCTGCAGGCTGCCATTCGCTATCCTGCCGATTGGCCCATACCCTCAGACGGCATGTCCCAGGACGACGCCAAGCGCCGCGCGGCCGAAGCCGCGCTCACCCATGTCCACGAAGGCGACGTGCTCGGCGTGGGTACCGGATCCACCGTCAACATCTTCATCGACCTGCTCGCCAGCCGCGGCCCCGGCATCAGGGCGGCGGTCTCGTCGTCGGAAGCCTCGACCGAGCGGCTGCGCAGCCACCGCATCGCGGTGACGGACCTCAATGAGGCCGGCGGTCTGGACTGCTACATCGACGGCGCCGACGAGGCCGATCCGCACCTGCGGCTGATCAAAGGCGGCGGCGGCGCGCTGACGCGCGAGAAGATCGTCGCCGAGGCCAGCCGCCGCTTCGTCTGCATCGTCGACGAGAGCAAGTGCGTGCGCGTGCTCGGCGCATTCCCGCTGCCCGTCGAGGTCATTCCCATGGCGCGCTCGATGGTCGCGCGCAAGCTGGTCGCGCTCGGCGGCCGGCCGGTACTGCGCGAGGGCGTGACCACGGACAACGGGAACGTCATCCTCGACGTCACCGGGATCGATCTGACCGATCCAGTCGCGATGGAGCGGACTCTCAACCAGATCCCGGGCATCGTCACTGTGGGCCTGTTCGCCCGACGCGCCGCCGATGTCCTGCTGGTGGGGTCGGCATCCGGGGTCGACATCCGCCGACCCGGCGACCACTGACATCCCCATTCCCCCACGCCAAGGAGCATTCGCATGCCGAACGCAATGACCAAGCTGATCACCGCCCTCGGGTTGAGCCTCGCCCTCGGCCTGACGGCCTGCGGCAACACCGACTCGACCGCGGGCGACACCAGTGAGGCCGCACCGAGCACCGCCTCGACGGCCGGCACCGCCGGCGAGCCTGCCGCTCCCGCCGCGGCAGCCGGTGACGACGACACCGCTGCATCGTCGCCCATGCCCACCGGCCGCCTGCCCGCCCCCGAGGGCGCCAGCGTCTACTTCATCAGCCCGGCCGACGGCGACACCGTCTCCGGTCCGGTGATGGTGAAGTTCGGCCTCGCCGGCATGGGGGTCGCGCCCGCCGGCATGCACAAGGAGGGCACCGGCCATCACCACCTGCTGGTCGATGTCGACGAGATCCCGACCGATCGCCCGCTGCCGTCCAACGAGCAGTTCATCCACTTCGGGGGCGGCCAGACCGAGACCGAGCTCGACCTCGAGCCGGGCGAGCACACCCTTCAGCTGGTGCTGGGCGACTGGAAGCATCAGCCGCACGATCCGGTGGTAAGCAGCGAGCGCATCACCATCACCGTCACCGAGTAGAGATCCCGGACAGCACGGGCCGCGCCGGCGCGCGCGGCCCGCATCCGGCGCTGCGGCGCGCATCCATCGACGAAGCGCCGCCGCTGGTCGCCCGGGATGCGTTCCCGTCGGCACCAGGACCGACACTGGCGCCATGCAATCCGCACCGGCCCCGGCAATCGCATCCCTGTCCCCACCGGAACTGGTGGCGGACGTTCGCGCCCGCCTCGCGGCCGGGCGCCTTCCCATGCCCACCCTGCCCGATCTGGCCATGCGCATCGACGCCATCGTCGGCTCGGAGGACGCCTGCGCGACCGACGTGGCAGCCGCCATCGCACAGGATCCGGCGATCGCGGCGCGCCTCATGCACGCCGCCAACAGCGCCTTCAGCGCCAGCCGCGTGCGCGTGCAGACCGTGCAGGCAGCCGTCACACGGCTCGGCCTCGCCTATACGCGGGCCCTGGTGCATCGCCTCGCGGTCGAGCAGATGTTTCTCGCCCGGCAGAGCTCGCTGCGCGAGTTCGCGCGCCGGCTGTGGAACCGCAGCCTGGGCGTCGCCGCGCTCAGCGAGGCCCTGGCGCGCGAGTGCACGGGTTTCCGTCCGGAGACCGCCATGCTCGGCGGCCTGCTGCACATGGTCGGTGCACTGCCCCTGATCCGGCTGCTCGACGACATGCCGGCAGCGGACCTGTCGCCGGCGGCGATCGACGAGCTGGTGACCGCCACGCACCCCGAGATCGGCCGGGCGCTGCTGGCGCGCTGGGCGTTCCCCGGAATGCTGCAGGAGATCCCGCCGATCGTGGCCGACCCGCACCGCCATCACGGCGGCGCCGCCGAGATCGCCGATGTCGTCATCGTGGCGGTACACGGCTGGTCCCTGCACGAAGGCAAGACTCCCACGGTCGCGCCGATCAGCGCGCTGGACAAGATGGGCCTCGACGCCGAAGGCCACTTCCTGGACGCGCCCCCCATCCGGCAGGCGCAC encodes the following:
- a CDS encoding type IV pilus twitching motility protein PilT, with protein sequence MDITQLLTFAVKQNASDLHLSSGVEPMIRVDGDVKRINLPPLSHKDVHAMIYDIMNDKQRKDYDEHFETDFSFEIQGLARFRVNAFNQGRGAGAVFRTIPSKILSLEDLGAPEIFKKIVDVPRGIVLVTGPTGSGKSTTLAAMIDYINKNEHGHILTIEDPIEFVHQSNRCLINQREVHRDTEGFNQALRSALREDPDVILVGELRDLETIRLALTAAETGHLVFGTLHTSSAAKTIDRIVDVFPAAEKDMVRAMLSESLRAVISQSLLKKLGGGRVAAHEIMIGNAAIRNLIRENKIAQMYSAIQTGGREGMQTLDQNLKDLVRQGKVSSSEARMYANSKADFSAA
- a CDS encoding YggS family pyridoxal phosphate-dependent enzyme, producing the protein MTERLTALNGRIAAASARAGHAAAVTLVAVSKKQPAEAVRAARAAGQTVFGENYAQEGIAKRAALADDALTWHHIGPIQSNKCADIAEHFDWAQGVDRERIVRRLGTARGTARPPLQVCVQVNASGEASKSGVAPDDAEALCEAVLAQPGLTLRGLMCIPARDDGERAFTAMRALFDRLRDRGLPLDTLSMGMSDDFETAIACGATMVRVGSALFGARD
- the rpiA gene encoding ribose-5-phosphate isomerase RpiA yields the protein MSQDDAKRRAAEAALTHVHEGDVLGVGTGSTVNIFIDLLASRGPGIRAAVSSSEASTERLRSHRIAVTDLNEAGGLDCYIDGADEADPHLRLIKGGGGALTREKIVAEASRRFVCIVDESKCVRVLGAFPLPVEVIPMARSMVARKLVALGGRPVLREGVTTDNGNVILDVTGIDLTDPVAMERTLNQIPGIVTVGLFARRAADVLLVGSASGVDIRRPGDH
- a CDS encoding DUF4399 domain-containing protein, with the protein product MPTGRLPAPEGASVYFISPADGDTVSGPVMVKFGLAGMGVAPAGMHKEGTGHHHLLVDVDEIPTDRPLPSNEQFIHFGGGQTETELDLEPGEHTLQLVLGDWKHQPHDPVVSSERITITVTE
- a CDS encoding HDOD domain-containing protein; the encoded protein is MPTLPDLAMRIDAIVGSEDACATDVAAAIAQDPAIAARLMHAANSAFSASRVRVQTVQAAVTRLGLAYTRALVHRLAVEQMFLARQSSLREFARRLWNRSLGVAALSEALARECTGFRPETAMLGGLLHMVGALPLIRLLDDMPAADLSPAAIDELVTATHPEIGRALLARWAFPGMLQEIPPIVADPHRHHGGAAEIADVVIVAVHGWSLHEGKTPTVAPISALDKMGLDAEGHFLDAPPIRQAHEGARARLAV